Below is a genomic region from Trichocoleus sp. FACHB-46.
GATATTAGACATCCTGCATGAATGGGAAAGGGTGTGCCAGTGGGCGGTCGTAGGGAAGAAAAGGACGCTAAATTTTGAATAAGTATGAGTTCCAAAAGCAGCGATGCAGTACCAGGAGTTAGAGCATTTATCCAATCGAGAGTTCAAGCGCTGGTGCGGGGTGAGCCGTGGCGCTTTCCATGAGATGGTCGAGGTGGTACGTCCCTCCCTAGATCGCCAAGGTCGCCGAGGGGGACAAGCGAAGCTGAGTGTCGAAGACCAGGTACTAGTGGCCTTGGCGTACTGGCGAGAGTATCGCAGCCAATTTCACATCGCGGTGAGTTGGGGATTGCATGAAACCACCGTCGGACGCATTGTGAAAAAAGTGGAAGATTTGCTGATCAAGAGTGGCAAGTTTCG
It encodes:
- a CDS encoding transposase family protein, whose amino-acid sequence is MQYQELEHLSNREFKRWCGVSRGAFHEMVEVVRPSLDRQGRRGGQAKLSVEDQVLVALAYWREYRSQFHIAVSWGLHETTVGRIVKKVEDLLIKSGKFR